DNA sequence from the Larus michahellis chromosome Z, bLarMic1.1, whole genome shotgun sequence genome:
acttttgactcatattcaacttgccatcaacccaaacccccagatctctttccatgcggctgctctccagcctctcatcctCCAGTTTTTACATATAATCAGGATTaccccatcccaggtggagaatcctgcacttgctcttgttaaatttcatatggttggtgattACAGAtttctctgtaaggcctctctgcCCTCAATGGAGTACAAAGTTCCTTGTAGTTTAGTATCATCGGCAAACGTACATTTtattcctgcatccagatcatttataaaaagattAAAGAGCACttgccctaaaattgagccctggggaaccctgCTGTGTAACCCCATTTACTAAAACTCTTTGAGTTTGACCCATCAGCAAATTGCTCACCCAATGTATTGCGGACTTGTCTAGATATGTGCTGGACATtctgtccagaaggatactgtgacagacagtatcaaaagctttgctaaaataaaacttggtcaactagatgggtgacctagtcataaaagaaaattaatttggttaagcaggaccttccCCTCGTGAACTCATGCTGGCTATGACCATTGATtgcattgtctctcaagtgtttttcagtaactcccagaataaccttctccataattttaacAGGCACTGAACTGAGACTGACAGGGCTGcaattaccagggtcttccttcttacccttcttgaaaattgggacaacatttgccagcttccattCAGGTGGGACCTCTCCAGAAtcccaagaccattgaaaaaCAATGGAGAGAGGTCCCGCAATAACATTGGCCTACTCTTTCAGCACCCTGcaatgaatcccatcaggccccatagaGTTATCTGCATCCAGCTGGAGCATCAAGTCTTCAACAAGTTCAGGGCTGGCTGTGAGTTTATCATTCCCCCAGCCAGAGTCTCCCAATGCAGGGTTTGTAGGAGTCCCAGGGCCCATTATTGgtgttgaagacagaggcaaagcaGGCATTAAACTTCTCTGCTTTGCCTACATCTCTATTTATGAGGTGAATGACCTCATCAAGTAATGGACCAGTGTTATCTCTGgtcctccttttgctgttaacatattttaaaaagcccttttttttgtctttcacagtgctggccagcttgaactctaattgagctttggccacacaaattttctccctgcagaggTGAACAGCATCTCTGTTGTCCTCCTGTGttgcctgtccttgcttccagTGTCCATACACTTTCCTTGTCCACCTAAGTTCTAGAATAACATCCCTGCTCAGCCAAGCCAGCCTTCTGCCCCACTTGCTTGGCTTCTGACACtttggaattgcctgctcctgaACTCTTAAGAGATGGCTCTTAAGAAGTGACCAGCATTCATGGACCCCAGTACCTTCAAAAGCAGGTTCCTAGGGGACCTTGCTACCTAGCTCTTTCAGAAGCCTGAAGTTTGCTCCTCCCCATACAAGAAGATGTTATGCAATTCCTATTAATGGCACTTACAAAGATTAGCAGCACACTGAATAAGgtagctaaggaaaaaaaaaagggggggaatgTCTTTTCTGCCCACTTCATTTTCTTATCTATCTAGGCTGAGAGTCTAGCAGCTCAGAGCCAAGCTTCATTCCAAAgtgaagaacattaaaaaaagcaattttgttttacCTATTCTGTCAGTTAGAGGCAAGTTTGAGCAGAGCGTACCAGGTGCCTGAGAGCTTCATTCCCAAGAATATCTAGGGCAAAGCTATTAGTCTGAGCAGAAGCAAAGCTAGCAGTCTTTCTTGCTTTGCTTAGTAGTGATGTCCAAGATCTTAGTCCAGGTGCATGAGGTGTTGACATGTGACAGTCATGAAGTTCACCCTACAGAAGCACCCGCTACTGCTGTATGGTGTGAGAAATAATGTCTTGAGTAGTGAGCAATAAGCCTTACTGGGTACTTCTCAGAAGTGAGAACAGGGAGCctgataaaaacaaaatgaagtgcTACAGTGGAGGATGGCAAGACGAATATGATTATAGCCTAGCCTGAATCTTGATTAAGAAACATTCAAGAGTTTGTGGTAGCAAAACAATGGCACTGCAGACTACTATTTTTCTTATGTCTGAATCAGTTTGCTTAGGAGAAAGAAACAGCCTTGAAATTGGACATTAATTTGCGTTAAGGTTGCTAACAAAGGATTCAGCATGGCATTGTTTAATGTTCAAAGCAAACGGCAAAGCAGATTGGTATCTGTAATAAGGCACTGACAATCCCTATTAATAGGGGCCTTGCCTTTTTGGCATCACGAAAGAGAATGGGCAGTGGAGACAAATTCaggaagcaaaacattttcaagtgCGGCTAAATATGAATTGGCAGGCCTTAAATAGTGTGACCTGAAGAAACCTTGCACTGTTCAGCCTGATGCACCCAGTGTGATGGAGCCTTAGAACAAAAGTATTGCAAAATGCTCAGCTATGATGTCTTCCTGTTTGTCAAGAGttagtaaatataaatataaaagctaCAATTGGGGgtagggaaaagggggaaaagtatGGCTGATTCTCATGGCAACAGCAATTGCTTCAGATAGGACACCACCAAACCAACAGTATTAGGGTTTTCAGGCGCAAGAGCACGAGATTAATGACACAAGAACAGGAGCTTAAggacaacaaaggaaaaacattgcTGCAGAGGCTCTGGGATACACTGTCCCGGTCGCTTGCGTGAAAGGGTAGGGAGCTGTGAGTGGAAGGCAGGCTACAGGATTACAGATGGAAGGTTTTCCAGACGAGCGAGGGTTTTGCCAAAGCTAGCAGCTTTCTAGTGCCTTGTCCCTTCCTGCCCCAGACCGGATACAGGTGGAATAATGAGCTGGAGTTAAGAAGCTGTAACTCAGGGACTAAGAGCATGCCAAAGCAGCCGTCCCTTTACTGTGTATATCTTCTGCTTTATGGGAGCTCTAGCTCAGCTGAAGTGCTCCCAGTGACTAAGGGAAGTAAGCTGGCTTTCAGGGTGCTCATTGTCACTAAAGATGCTTGCACCAGCTCAACCAGAGATGAGGATGAAATCTCCATCAAAACCAAGAGAAAGCATCTCTCCTGTACTACTAGGTACCTAGTGTGGCTTTATGCTGTTAAACATGCCCTGCAAGAGAAACAAGAGCGGCCTTTATTCTGTTTCTCAGCAGCTCATGAAGACTTTGAAGTGAAGTAGCATGCTGGAAACCCCTTCACACCCCTGCTCTTCACTTCCACTGTGTCCAGAGGGGCATGAGACCTGCACTCCCATAGCACAGCCAAAGCTTCAGGAACAGACTGAGACTTTCCTCAGCCCTTAACCAGATGGAGGTATTCTAACTGGGAATAAAAAGGGACAACTTCTATTTGCTCACCATTGGAAAACATTGTAAGAGCTGCTGTAGTGAATTCCTACCCAGTATCTGCATAtcaattattaattattttcattaaggaaAACCAAGACATGCTATACTCACGTAGATGAAAGAAATCTGTAatgttctctctctccccctttctctcccccttctgcccctcatatattttcattttgagatTATCCTTTATCCATACATACTTGAATTAGGAAAATGTATGGATTTTATTAGCAATAAaactttaggggtttttttccactacTGATTTTTCATAGATTTATGGATCCATAATCATTCACGTCACAGCCTGAGGGAGATGAGGCTGGAACGGGATAATAGCCCTTAAATCCCCTTCTCTAAGCACTCAGATCTTCCCTGTCAGCAAGATTAAAACGGTCAACAGCAGTCTTCATGTGTCTATATCCCACACGGAGCTTTCACAACAACTGGAGTGGTGGCTGGCAGGGAGAAAAACGCAAACCCGCTGCTGTGCATGATACTACTGagataaagagagaagaaaacaggattGTCAGCCTTTGTAGTGTTGGAAAGGACTGGTGTTAATTCCTTGACCAGGTGAATGCAAAGAAGGGAGAAGAGTAAGGAAAAATAGTATGTTCCAGTTTAACATGCAGCGACAGTTTCCTTTCCTAAAACATAAAGGCAGAGAGAGGGAAGCACCAAATGTCCTCCCACAGCCCGACACGGGAAAGGATAATGAAGGCAGGCACGTAGACAAGCAGAGCGGCATTTCTGCTACTGCTCGATTGAACTCCCAGCCCTTACTGCTCCTGGGACCTGAGGGGAATTACAACTATTATGTGGACgatgaagatgaggaagaagaagagaaagaacaaggaaaatgGCCAGGCGGAGACATATTTGAGGGCGAAAACAAGCTCTCATCATCTATTCCTTGCTCCCCTGCCCTTTTGTCTGGAGCGCCAGCCACAGCTTCCACTTCATCCATCCTGAACATCAATGTTGGTGGCCAAAGCTACCGCCTCACCTACCAGGCAGTGGCCATCTATCCCAAGACCCGCCTGGGACGCCTGGCTACCTCCACTGACCGTCGCTGCCAGCTGGGCCTGTGCGATGACTACGCTGCCCACGTAGATGAGTATTTCTTTGACCGGGACCCAGCCGTCTTCCAGCTGGTGTACAACTTCTATGCCTCGGGGGTGCTGCGGGTGCGGGACGAGCTGTGTCCTCGTAGCTTCCTGGAGGAGCTGAGTTACTGGGGTGTGCGGCTCAAATACACACCTCGCTGTTGCCGCATCTGCTTCGAGGAGCGCCGTGACGAGCTGAGCGAGCAGCTGAAGGTCCAGCGTGAGCTGCGCTCCCAGGCAGAGGGTCAGGAGAACGAACAGCTCTTCCACCATATGCGCTACTACGGTCCCCAGCGCTGGCGCCTCTGGAACCTCATGGAGAAGCCCTTCTCCTCTGTCACTGCCAAGGTGATGGCAGTGGCCTCCAGCTTCTTTGTGCTTATCTCCGTGGTGGCCCTGGCACTCAACACAGTGGACGAGATGCATCAGGTAGACCGGAAGAGCGGGGAGAGCCGGCCTGTCTTGGAGCACATTGAGACCCTGTGCATCGCATTCTTCACACTGGAGTACCTGCTGCGCTTGGTCTCTACCCCAGACCTGCGCCGCTTTGCCAGCAGCGCCCTCAATGCTGTAGACCTCATTGCCATCCTGCCCCTctacctgcagctgctgctcgAATGTTTTGCTGATGATGACCAGCCCCGAGGTCGGGGGTCTCAACATGAGCACGATATCGAGAAGGTGGGACGCGTGGGCAAGGTGGGACAAGTGCTTCGCATCATGCGCCTCATGCGCATCTTCCGCATCCTCAAGCTGGCCCGCCACTCCACAGGGCTGCGTGCCTTTGGCTTTACCTTGCGCCAGTGCTACCAGCAGGTGGGCTGCCTTTTGCTCTTCATTGCCATGGGCATCTTCGCCTTCTCTGCCATGGTCTACACCGTGGAGCATGATGTGTCCAGTACCAACTTCACCAGCATCCCGCATGCTTGGTGGTGGGCTGCCGTAAGTAAACACATCTCACCTTGCTGGGTAGCCAGagaccctccctcccttcccctccccttccttgcTAGAGTCGCTGATAGTCTTGAAAACAGCAGGCTCAGATCAGTGAACATCTGCTCTGAATTCTGAGCTTACAGGACGTATGCACTcactcacgcacacacacacatgcactcatTCATCTCTCTTGTAAGCTTAAATCAAGGCTTAATCAGGCAGACAGTGTTGAAATTCCCATCTGACCAAATGCAGACAGCACTTGCACTTTTAAAGAAGTGGGCaaagagacaggaaagaaaagcatttccccGTTTAATCCCATTGCCAGtgttgtgcaaaaaaaaaaaaaaaaaaaaaaaaaaagcttgcatcAGGCTAGCTGGTTGCAGGTGAACACAGGATTTTAATTCTTGTTCTTTTTGCAGATCTACTGTGATCCATCATACAACTGCAAGATGGTAAGACTATTAGCTATAGGCTGGTCACTCAAATTTGCAAAGCCAAAGCTCTCACAGAGGTTTGGTTGTTAAAAATGCATTAGGACCAACACAAGTTTTTTTACACAAGAGATTGTGTTCTGTTCCTTAGGTGGCACATGTAAAGCACACATCTGTGCACACAAAAAACATTGGTGGTTATTTATACCATGCCAGACTTGCAGaggaataaatacaaaaaagaagcagaatggCTCAAGGGGTTGATAAGGGGATAAACTGCCTTCTACATCTAGGTCACTGGTTTGAATCCCACATCAGTCAGTACTGAGAGCTGGTTAATGTCACCTTGAATCTTTTTTTGCAAGCTATACCAGAAAGAGTGTGATTTTAGCTCCATCCCAAACACTTGGAGTGAAGGTAACTGGCTGCCTTTCAGCTGAAAAGCCTCAGAAATGAAGAGAGAATGACCTCGTTTCTAGAGATTGCCACTGGGTTAGCGCTGTAAGGCATTTGGGCATGTCTCCTTGAGAGGTCTGAACTGTCACTGACCTGTACTATACTGTGTTATGTGAAGGGGTGTTTTTGAGGCAGCATTTTCCAGGCTGTTGGGTTCACATCTTTCAGGAGCATGAAGACTTAGCAGGGAACACAGAGGTGTGAGAGTTTAAAGTCCTCCACCTTGCTTAAATGCTTCCTGGCTTTGGCAACGTCCTGGCAGAACTGTTCCAGCATCCCAAGCTTGGAATTCAACTCTAAAAGG
Encoded proteins:
- the KCNV2 gene encoding potassium voltage-gated channel subfamily V member 2; its protein translation is MFQFNMQRQFPFLKHKGREREAPNVLPQPDTGKDNEGRHVDKQSGISATARLNSQPLLLLGPEGNYNYYVDDEDEEEEEKEQGKWPGGDIFEGENKLSSSIPCSPALLSGAPATASTSSILNINVGGQSYRLTYQAVAIYPKTRLGRLATSTDRRCQLGLCDDYAAHVDEYFFDRDPAVFQLVYNFYASGVLRVRDELCPRSFLEELSYWGVRLKYTPRCCRICFEERRDELSEQLKVQRELRSQAEGQENEQLFHHMRYYGPQRWRLWNLMEKPFSSVTAKVMAVASSFFVLISVVALALNTVDEMHQVDRKSGESRPVLEHIETLCIAFFTLEYLLRLVSTPDLRRFASSALNAVDLIAILPLYLQLLLECFADDDQPRGRGSQHEHDIEKVGRVGKVGQVLRIMRLMRIFRILKLARHSTGLRAFGFTLRQCYQQVGCLLLFIAMGIFAFSAMVYTVEHDVSSTNFTSIPHAWWWAAVSISTVGYGDMCPETHLGRLFAFLCIAFGIILNGMPISILYNKFSDYYSKLKAYEYTALKKERGKVDFTRRAMKKISECCGESATRPLSQH